The region TACGGTACAGAGGAGAAGCCATTGGATATCAATGACATTCGCACAAGGATAGACCTGCTGGACGATGTATTGCTGCGGATCTTCAACGAACGCGCCCGCCTCGCCCTGGAGATCGGACACCTCAAAAAGGAGCTGAACCTGCCGGTCTTCGATCCGAGTCGCGAGAAACGCATCTTCGCCCGCATGAAGGACGAAAACCCCGGCCCCCTGGATGACGGAGCCATTGTGAGACTGTTCGAGAGGGTTGTGGACGAATCGCGGCGGTTGGAGCGCATCATGTCCCATCAGGAAGAAGGGGCGTAACCGTTTCGGAATCTTTAAAGTGTTGGATGAGAGGAGTTGGTTAAAGATGCTGATTATTATGAAAAAAAATGCACCTGATGAGACCCTTGACCAGATAAAGGAGTATCTCATCACCCGTGATTTCGATATTCATCAATCAACCGGCGCCAACCGGACGATCATCGGCGTCATTGGCGATACGGAAACCCTGAACGACCATGAAATCGAGACCATGCCCGGCGTAAGCCAGGTAGTGCGGATCAAGAAGGACGACTGAATGTGAACGGCAGGCCTGCCACGGAGACGCGGAGACGCGGAGAAAACCGCGCAGGAGTTGCCCCTGTGACATGGTCATCTCCCAATCTCTGAGGCTCTGCGGCATATGGTTTCCGGGGTGGTTCTCAGCCCAGCATATTTTTGATGTCTTCGCTTTTGAGGGGCACCTCGACCTGCCCCCCATCCTCCATCCGCTTGAAGGCGGCCTTGCCGGTGACGATTTCGTTCTCCCCGATGACCACGCTGTAGCGGGCCCTCAGCTTGTCGGCGCGGCGCATCTGGCTCTTCAGGCTTTTGCCTTCGTAGTCCATCTCGACACTCACCCCCGAGCGCAGCAGTTCATGCATCAGCCGGAAGGCAAAATCCCGTTCCCCTGCCCCCATGGTGGCGATGAACAGGTCGGGCTGCCGGGAAAAGTCCTTGTCGCCCAGAAGCAGGGCCACGCGTTCGAAGCCGATGGCAAAGCCGATGCCGGGGATGGCCGGTCCGCCAAGCTGGGAGATCAGGCCGTCGTAGCGCCCGCCGGCCGCAACGGCCGACTGCGACCCCAAAAGGCCGGTCACCAGTTCGAAGGTGGTGCGGGTGTAGTAATCCAGGCCGCGCACCATGCGGGGGTTGATGGCGTAGGGGGTGGCGGTGGCGTCCAGATAGCTTCTGACGCTGACAAAGTGGTCGGAGCAGGCCCCGCAGAGATGGTCCAGCATGGAGGGCGCGCCGGCGGTAGCCTCGGCGCAACCCGGCACCTTGCAGTCCAGGGTGCGCAGCGGGTTCGTGGTGAAGCGCCGTTTGCAATCTTCGCAGAGGAGCTCCAGGCGCTCTTCAAGGAATGCCACCAGCG is a window of Geobacter sp. FeAm09 DNA encoding:
- a CDS encoding chorismate mutase, with the protein product MDINDIRTRIDLLDDVLLRIFNERARLALEIGHLKKELNLPVFDPSREKRIFARMKDENPGPLDDGAIVRLFERVVDESRRLERIMSHQEEGA
- the hisS gene encoding histidine--tRNA ligase; this encodes MSITAIKGFNDILPTESDRWQYIEQAARRVFELNGFSEIRVPIMEKTELFCRSIGDATDIVEKEMYTFTDKGDNSVTLRPEGTASVMRAFIEHKLYAQDPVAKLYYLGPMFRYERPQKGRYRQFHQIGAEITGVNAPLADAQVLNMLVQFFREIGLDEPSLQINSLGCPECRPAYRAALVAFLEERLELLCEDCKRRFTTNPLRTLDCKVPGCAEATAGAPSMLDHLCGACSDHFVSVRSYLDATATPYAINPRMVRGLDYYTRTTFELVTGLLGSQSAVAAGGRYDGLISQLGGPAIPGIGFAIGFERVALLLGDKDFSRQPDLFIATMGAGERDFAFRLMHELLRSGVSVEMDYEGKSLKSQMRRADKLRARYSVVIGENEIVTGKAAFKRMEDGGQVEVPLKSEDIKNMLG